The Micropterus dolomieu isolate WLL.071019.BEF.003 ecotype Adirondacks linkage group LG20, ASM2129224v1, whole genome shotgun sequence genome has a segment encoding these proteins:
- the tssc4 gene encoding protein TSSC4: MCDQKNGDDDVYELSASDESEPEEQPSSAPFDPELDDDDDDDDDDDREVEISAPAAGHRAQSLFSLRGGNSAFSNRSQSIFDCLDSVARLASSSLKRDDVADGVFARPLPPRPSRKTSQPPSSCPTPAKRGAPDYLVHPERWTHYSLEDVAETSDQGNSRAAHNFLSSLQQRKEQQESPSDSSCNIQQKMIFSRPSKLPKEQPAEELSAVRGKEMETRLSHLEEEEEEGREKEKTGGKKDQSVEKAEERARDMSGDVVQKEKGEEEEEKIEGANPSFTSFRKPKRKNYRKSSGQEDN, encoded by the coding sequence ATGTGTGATCAGAAAAATGGCGATGATGATGTGTATGAACTGTCAGCGAGTGATGAATCTGAGCCTGAAGAGCAACCCAGCAGTGCTCCCTTTGACCCCGAGCTGGACGACGACGACGATGATGACGACGATGATGACAGGGAGGTTGAGATCTCCGCTCCGGCTGCTGGACACAGAGCTCAGAGTTTATTCAGTCTGAGGGGAGGGAACTCAGCTTTCTCAAACCGCAGCCAAAGCATCTTTGACTGCCTGGACAGTGTTGCTCGACtggcctcctcctctctgaAGCGGGACGATGTCGCAGACGGAGTGTTTGCTCGGCCTCTGCCTCCGCGTCCCAGCAGAAAGACGAGCCAGCCTCCGTCCAGCTGCCCCACACCAGCAAAGAGAGGAGCCCCGGACTACCTGGTGCACCCTGAGCGCTGGACCCACTACAGCCTGGAGGATGTGGCCGAAACCAGCGATCAGGGTAACAGCAGGGCGGCTCATAACTTCCTGTCCAGTCTGCAGCAGAGGAAAGAGCAGCAGGAGAGCCCGAGTGATTCCTCCTGTAACATCCAGCAGAAGATGATCTTCTCCAGACCCAGCAAGCTGCCGAAGGAACAACCGGCTGAGGAGCTGTCAGCTGTTCGAGGCAAAGAGATGGAGACACGCCTCAGtcacctggaggaggaggaggaggagggcagggagaaagagaagactGGAGGAAAGAAAGACCAGAGTGTAGAGAAGGCTGAGGAAAGGGCGAGAGACATGAGTGGTGATGTGGTGCAGAAAGAAaaaggtgaggaggaggaggagaagataGAAGGAGCTAACCCCAGCTTTACCTCCTTCAGGAAGCCCAAGCGGAAGAACTACAGGAAGAGCTCAGGGCAAGAGGACAACTGA